The Eremothecium cymbalariae DBVPG#7215 chromosome 8, complete sequence genome has a window encoding:
- a CDS encoding uncharacterized protein (similar to Ashbya gossypii ADR094W) — MGVSFSKLFSNLFGHKEMRILMVGLDGAGKTTVLYKLKLGEVVTTIPTIGFNVETVEYKNISFTVWDVGGQDKIRPLWRHYFRNTEGIIFVVDSNDRSRIAEAREVLQRMLNEDEIRNAVLLVFANKQDLPEAMSAAEITEKLGLHSIRQRPWYIQATCATSGEGLYEGLEWLSTNLKNQA; from the coding sequence ATGGGTGTTTCTTTCTCCAAGTTGTTTAGCAACCTTTTCGGTCATAAGGAAATGAGAATCTTAATGGTTGGTCTCGATGGTGCTGGTAAGACCACCGTTTTGTACAAATTGAAGTTGGGAGAGGTTGTGACCACCATCCCTACCATTGGCTTTAATGTCGAAACTGTGGAATACAAGAATATCTCCTTCACGGTTTGGGACGTCGGTGGACAAGACAAGATCAGGCCTTTGTGGAGACATTACTTTAGAAACACCGAAGGAATCATCTTCGTGGTCGACTCGAATGATAGATCTCGTATTGCCGAAGCTAGAGAGGTTTTGCAGAGAATGTTGAACGAAGACGAAATCAGAAATGCTGTCCTATTGGTCTTTGCAAACAAACAGGACTTGCCAGAAGCTATGTCTGCAGCCGAAATTACTGAAAAATTGGGCTTGCATTCTATCAGGCAACGTCCATGGTACATCCAGGCAACCTGTGCTACGTCTGGTGAGGGGTTGTATGAAGGTTTAGAGTGGTTGAGTACCAACTTGAAGAACCAAGCTTGA
- a CDS encoding sugar porter family MFS transporter (similar to Ashbya gossypii ADR091W) — protein sequence MVERNHATKHRLISWMPLSFGKVPFLRKILRGLSLAHQVSPVEEDTISDQAYRVDTDIKSSIQGGCTISEGEAVLDSSHIKNHNDVEDLHSVDNPNVLTVHSNRMSFVVGIFVATGGFLYGYDTGLINSITEMDYVKTHFSTHAGQFTAREMSILVSFLSLGTFFGALGAPLLADTYGRKSTIIFSTFFVFTVGTALQVAAHELKLLVIGRVCSGVAVGLISAAVPLYQGETVCKWLRGGIICTYQWAITWGLLLSSAVSQGTHFRNDSSSYRIPIALQFVWCFFLGTGMLLLPESPRYYVLKDQLDKAAKSLAFLRSVPEDDPGLLEELVEIKANYDYEMSLGSFSYLDCFKTSKSRSKQQLRMLTGILIQAFQQLSGINFIFYYGVNFFSRTGIGKSYLVSFVTYAVNVAFNVPGLFLVEYVGRRKLLLFGGVSMAISNFIIAIVGCSTNSVVANKVMVVFVCFFIASFSATWGGVVWVISAEMYPLGVRSKCAAICAASNWLVNFVCALITPYLIDTGSHTSTLGTKIFFIWGSLNAIGVLVVYLTVYETSGLTLEEIDDLYRLCPNSFSSYTWNSEIKVSPSQYRLSKSSAGITTKHSITQSTSQCTVQYLTGRNITASGDRYQSSSADTKFDGSVSSSALQAYMDLGNGLGLATYHRSPPSVVTEFSEDEQDSDMNHMTGLHRGTDPASQSINAYMSQLVNKSAC from the coding sequence ATGGTTGAACGTAATCACGCCACGAAGCATAGGCTGATCAGCTGGATGCCACTTAGTTTTGGGAAAGTTCCATTTTTACGTAAGATATTGAGAGGATTGTCGCTGGCACATCAAGTGAGTCCTGTAGAAGAGGATACGATATCCGATCAGGCGTATCGAGTGGATACTGATATTAAATCTTCTATTCAAGGTGGTTGTACGATTAGTGAGGGGGAGGCTGTTTTGGATTCATCGCATATTAAGAACCACAATGATGTGGAGGATCTCCATTCTGTGGATAATCCGAATGTTTTAACCGTGCATTCTAATAGGATGTCATTTGTAGttggtatttttgttgCAACGGGAGGTTTTCTATACGGGTATGACACGGGACTTATTAATAGTATTACGGAAATGGATTATGTTAAGACGCACTTTTCTACGCATGCTGGTCAATTTACAGCGAGAGAGATGTCGATTTTAGTATCCTTTTTGTCTTTGGGGACATTCTTTGGAGCTCTTGGCGCACCGCTACTTGCCGACACTTATGGTAGAAAATCAACGATAATATTTAGCACTTTTTTCGTTTTTACTGTGGGGACTGCATTGCAGGTTGCTGCTCATGAGTTGAAGTTGCTAGTTATTGGTAGGGTATGCTCTGGTGTAGCGGTTGGACTTATTTCCGCTGCTGTTCCCCTATATCAAGGAGAAACGGTTTGCAAATGGTTACGTGGTGGTATTATTTGTACTTATCAGTGGGCAATAACCTGGGggcttcttctttctaGCGCAGTTTCTCAAGGAACACATTTCAGGAatgattcttcatcatataGAATTCCAATCGCGTTGCAATTTGTATGGTGTTTCTTTCTTGGGACCGGTATGCTACTTTTACCTGAAAGCCCAAGGTATTATGTTTTAAAAGATCAGTTAGACAAGGCTGCCAAATCACTGGCATTCTTAAGAAGCGTTCCAGAGGATGATCCTGGATTGTTAGAAGAGCTGGTAGAAATAAAGGCAAATTATGACTATGAAATGTCACTAGGGTCATTCTCGTATTTGGATTGCTTCAAGACAAGTAAAAGCCGTTCAAAGCAGCAATTAAGGATGCTAACTGGTATCCTAATACAAGCGTTTCAGCAGCTATCGGGCattaatttcattttttattatggAGTTAATTTCTTTAGCAGAACAGGTATAGGCAAAAGTTACTTAGTGTCGTTTGTCACATATGCAGTGAACGTGGCTTTCAATGTACCGGGGCTTTTTTTAGTTGAATATGTTGGCAGAAGAAAGCTGCTGCTATTTGGAGGTGTCAGTATGGCGATAtcaaattttattattgcaATCGTAGGCTGCTCTACAAATTCTGTGGTAGCTAACAAGGTTATGGTTGTATTCgtttgtttctttattgCATCATTTTCGGCTACATGGGGTGGTGTTGTATGGGTAATTTCTGCAGAAATGTATCCATTAGGAGTTAGATCTAAATGTGCTGCTATATGTGCTGCGTCAAATTGGCTGGTAAATTTTGTGTGTGCCTTAATAACGCCTTATTTAATCGATACCGGCTCACATACATCAACTTTGGGTACCaagatcttcttcatctggGGTAGCCTAAACGCAATCGGTGTTTTGGTGGTTTACCTAACTGTATATGAAACTAGCGGTCTAACTCTAGAGGAAATCGACGACCTTTATCGTTTATGCCCGAACAGTTTCTCATCATATACCTGGAATAGTGAAATCAAAGTTTCGCCCAGCCAATACCGCCTGAGTAAGAGTTCAGCGGGTATTACCACCAAACACTCCATTACACAGAGCACCAGCCAATGTACGGTACAATACCTAACTGGTCGCAATATAACAGCAAGTGGCGATCGTTATCAGTCTAGCTCGGCTGATACCAAATTCGATGGTTCGGTGTCATCTTCTGCACTACAAGCATACATGGACTTGGGAAACGGTCTCGGACTAGCCACTTATCATCGTTCTCCCCCATCTGTGGTAACAGAGTTCAGTGAAGATGAACAAGACAGTGATATGAATCATATGACTGGTCTTCACAGAGGCACAGACCCTGCATCCCAAAGCATAAATGCATACATGTCACAGTTAGTAAACAAAAGCGCATGCTGA
- the RBS1 gene encoding Rbs1p (similar to Ashbya gossypii ADR097W) codes for MTKSKFQNIRLDHGKLTPALLVALFQKPQDRAFLIELESNLLCFIESQDMTYKLQPMNSYYRLLSHHSADYHGLPHIVSKDEDRCVVIYKNEDFKPSNVDHGYLDSSNSYVEWNGQILLQDLDPSILYQFAPEYFKKAAIAAMNNSCSHVTSKIMNRRQQQLPNAYPQIQRETLSRQKQQQQQQQQQQQQQQQQQQQVHHYKPNKYKVLTRTQHARFKSVIQDVNDVTSRSSSVMDVVSPLDSSANSSTTDLPRDSNEQNQSHETEKTDLLDEPNTPKKSSSSDSISSMISSDDSPQPHQFETSRYKFNKIVGALSTSTMNYRTVQVGDNNASDDNSHYNKCGKGSRMKSKSDDGKEHASRSHKKGPNASSTCPDSSRSENAPTSNRRPNNHKRKTHYQKGYKANNQFYCYCPGNNNDDVATKTNNGLNKGGLPFEGHIAYLPQGYVPHFHQNFYYHPSQYMIGYSPTSSAPPMEYLFAPPPHPVPLQGYPSAVNIHVTTPQAMQTGQAVVGAGPTPIINPRQTNGFYHLTNTGGLPSASHSKPSRINDTHQNLMNTPPSSSITDKPANTTVPHKKKLDAGGEGSSKIKN; via the coding sequence ATGACTAAATCCAAGTTTCAGAACATTAGGTTAGATCATGGGAAACTAACTCCTGCGTTGTTGGTTGCTCTTTTTCAGAAGCCACAGGACCGAGCATTTCTGATAGAGTTGGAAAGTAATTTGTTATGTTTCATTGAGTCACAAGATATGACTTATAAGCTGCAACCGATGAACTCGTACTACCGGCTATTATCTCATCATTCTGCAGATTATCATGGACTACCACATATAGTGTCTAAGGACGAAGATAGATGTGTTGTAATATACAAAAACGAAGATTTCAAACCTTCGAATGTAGATCATGGATATCTCGATTCGTCCAATAGTTACGTTGAATGGAACGGGCAAATTCTGTTGCAGGATTTGGATCCGAGTattctttatcaatttgCACCAgaatatttcaagaaagcAGCAATAGCAGCTATGAACAATTCCTGTTCGCATGTTACAAGTAAGATCATGAACCGGCGACAACAGCAACTGCCAAATGCGTATCCCCAGATTCAGCGTGAAACCTTGTCTagacaaaaacaacaacaacaacaacaacaacaacagcagcagcagcagcagcagcagcagcagcaggtcCATCATTACAAGCctaataaatataaagtATTAACCAGGACCCAGCATGCGAGATTCAAATCTGTCATTCAGGATGTCAACGATGTTACGAGTCGAAGTTCATCAGTTATGGATGTAGTATCTCCGCTTGATTCCTCAGCGAACTCATCCACAACAGATTTGCCTAGAGATAGCAatgaacaaaatcaaagtCATGAAACCGAGAAGACAGATCTCCTAGATGAACCAAATACGCCCAAAAAATCTAGCAGTTCTGACTCTATTAGTAGCATGATTAGTTCAGATGATTCTCCCCAACCTCACCAATTTGAGACCTCTCGCTACAAATTCAACAAGATTGTCGGTGCTTTGTCAACTTCTACAATGAACTATCGAACCGTTCAAGTTGGTGACAATAATGCGAGTGATGACAACAGTCATTATAATAAGTGCGGAAAAGGCAGCAGGATGAAGAGCAAAAGTGACGATGGCAAAGAGCACGCCAGCAGATCCCATAAAAAAGGCCCCAATGCCAGCAGTACCTGTCCAGATAGTTCAAGAAGCGAAAATGCACCTACAAGTAATCGTCGCCCCAATAACCATAAGCGGAAAACACATTACCAAAAGGGATATAAAGCTAACAACCAATTTTATTGCTACTGTCCTGGGAATAACAATGACGATGTTGCCACTAAAACTAACAATGGTTTAAACAAAGGTGGGTTGCCGTTTGAAGGCCACATTGCATACCTGCCTCAAGGATATGTGCCACactttcatcaaaatttcTACTACCATCCATCTCAGTACATGATTGGATATTCCCCGACCTCCTCTGCCCCGCCAATGGAGTATCTGTTCGCCCCACCACCTCATCCAGTTCCTTTGCAAGGGTACCCTTCTGCAGTCAATATCCATGTAACAACCCCTCAGGCAATGCAGACTGGGCAGGCAGTGGTTGGTGCAGGCCCCACCCCCATTATAAATCCTCGGCAAACTAATGGTTTCTACCATCTAACAAACACTGGCGGTCTTCCTTCTGCGAGCCACTCAAAGCCTTCTAGGATCAACGACACCCATCAGAACTTAATGAATACTCCCCCGAGTAGCTCAATCACTGACAAACCCGCTAACACTACAGTACCCCAtaaaaaaaaacttgatgCAGGAGGAGAAGGTAGCTCGAAAATCAAAAACTGA
- the NUS1 gene encoding ditrans,polycis-polyprenyl diphosphate synthase (similar to Ashbya gossypii ADR092W), with amino-acid sequence MDSYSSCFDTKDTKYSRIPPPDCLSPNPCQPSLKDLKRIAEYTLTTPTSNEEINKKLKSSTLADVKVGGVQFLFYKTLLICMYMLYACYRYFRYQYNRIKIKLLNLAYSPSNTPQLIRQDVLKLQKIPKRLASILEYKSEGEVGGGVNGLINDGSNVVCWTVSAGIKHLSLYDYDGVLKRNVHKFRQAIHDKLAKYYGPANVPRFAIRIPHLNNVYFNAPGKTEEYVEKGKHKKVAIEITLLSVRDGRETIVDLTKAMADLCKAGDLRLEDITMKLVDTELTQLVGAEPDLLVYFGPHLDLQGYPPWQIRLTEFYWEEDNDEVMYSVFIRGLIHYSTCKVNLGK; translated from the coding sequence ATGGATTCTTATTCCTCATGCTTTGACACCAAAGACACCAAATATAGTCGTATTCCGCCACCTGATTGTCTATCACCGAACCCGTGTCAACCATCTCTAAAGGACTTGAAGAGGATAGCAGAATATACTTTAACCACGCCTACTTCGAATGAAGAGATCAATAAGAAGCTTAAGTCGTCCACTTTGGCTGATGTGAAGGTTGGTGGGGTTCAGTTTCTCTTTTACAAGACGCTGTTGATTTGTATGTACATGTTGTATGCCTGCTACAGATATTTCCGGTACCAATACAATAGGATAAAGATCAAATTACTTAACCTGGCATACTCACCGTCGAATACCCCACAATTGATTAGACAAGATGTGTTGAAACTACAAAAGATACCAAAGCGTCTTGCATCTATCTTAGAATACAAATCTGAAGGTGAAGTGGGTGGTGGCGTTAATGGGCTAATAAACGATGGAAGTAATGTTGTTTGTTGGACGGTGTCAGCTGGTATTAAGCACCTATCTTTATACGATTACGACGGTGTACTAAAACGCAATGTTCATAAATTTAGGCAGGCTATCCACGACAAGCTTGCCAAGTATTACGGTCCGGCGAACGTTCCCAGGTTTGCCATTAGGATCCCTCACCTTAACAACGTATATTTTAATGCACCCGGAAAAACCGAAGAGTATGTAGAAAAAGGCAAGCACAAAAAGGTCGCCATAGAAATCACTTTACTCTCCGTCAGGGACGGTCGGGAAACCATCGTGGACCTAACCAAGGCGATGGCTGATTTATGCAAAGCGGGTGATTTAAGGTTGGAAGATATCACTATGAAATTAGTGGATACCGAATTAACGCAGTTAGTAGGTGCCGAACCAGACCTCTTGGTCTACTTCGGCCCCCATTTAGACTTACAAGGCTATCCTCCATGGCAAATACGTTTGACGGAATTCTACTGGGAGGAAGATAATGACGAAGTCATGTACTCCGTCTTCATCAGAGGCTTGATACATTATTCCACATGCAAAGTCAACTTAGGGAAATAA
- a CDS encoding ADP-ribosylation factor family protein (similar to Ashbya gossypii ADR093W): MKQVGSWGNTVTILLLGIHSSGKTTLLHQLGLGNVCDCGPVIGLPVELVEYKNVVLASWDPCHGLSRSIFIGDYYKNCRALIFIVDATDGESLKGSKEELWKLLSNPTIEDEPLLVLSNKTDLAGALSDSEVCEQLGLGQGLTRPWHLRAVSAASGEGVYEGLEWLTKVLEGVRSYSDTNKQAGRIETRGCLHGHARHSIIQGERGV, translated from the coding sequence ATGAAGCAGGTTGGCAGCTGGGGAAATACCGTGACAATATTACTGCTGGGGATCCACAGCTCGGGCAAGACGACGCTGCTCCATCAGCTGGGTCTTGGGAACGTGTGTGATTGTGGGCCTGTGATCGGGTTGCCAGTTGAGCTGGTAGAGTATAAGAATGTCGTGCTGGCGTCTTGGGACCCATGCCATGGGCTGAGCCGGTCAATTTTCATTGGGGACTATTACAAGAACTGCAGGGCACTGATATTTATTGTCGATGCGACGGATGGCGAGAGCTTGAAAGGATCCAAGGAAGAGTTGTGGAAACTGTTGTCCAACCCTACAATAGAGGACGAGCCGCTTCTGGTGCTGTCGAACAAGACCGATTTGGCAGGGGCGCTTTCCGACAGCGAGGTCTGCGAACAGCTTGGTCTTGGCCAGGGCCTGACAAGGCCCTGGCATCTGAGGGCTGTGTCTGCGGCTTCAGGGGAAGGGGTGTATGAAGGACTCGAGTGGCTCACAAAAGTCCTGGAGGGCGTACGTTCATACTCGGACACCAACAAGCAGGCAGGCCGCATCGAAACCCGCGGTTGCCTCCATGGCCATGCGAGGCATAGTATAATTCAAGGAGAACGTGGCGTCTGA
- the UFD2 gene encoding ubiquitin-ubiquitin ligase UFD2 (similar to Ashbya gossypii ADR096C): protein MASTVATIIKDVLCVTSDPTDMSARPGKYTLINQDEVQGSSELSLDSVDAIIVSQLTEDGNLKLQPMAYLHGSFQRCQQLKRMNKGNTDHTVHLALQELERLILGYAVVCFQIEEFAIGGDFLIYVKDIVQKLDQYSDFLSALIQRAIREDTIFEVCNSFFGSLLTFIKEMNDSKTNKFDLNDTTYNQVLTLYELFVSFKPVAAIFTQLDGFYAPYDTKPNQLERITLLGPILTLSPMNPNVATRNYGDNMERTQQQTNMLHESLQAEHKVVLERLFFIVDKIIRGSSESRTGLLSYFAQIVNKNHLRRGDHAQHNKLSSNAFMTNITLILVKFSRPFLDSTHKKIDKIDVNYFNNLNLFIDLSQETRMNSDFKEADEFHDKNRKSEDNRPNFISDCFFLTLTYLHYGLGGTLLYDEKVTPQLKRMKQELQRIKDAANSTAATDIFARFAAMQLPSLEKTYITLQSIMDALQGFFSNKSLQSEVFEFICGVSTFLNRVIDPAHDYPFKQLKLPLIPDQVGVENVDNAEYLRAHAQVPFKYYPEFVVEGAINYCLYISKYVSNPMFRHPRLHSFVELATVILRCPELVSNPHLKGKLVQVLSIGATPLGDNSPGFMMDIFENNDLVNKNIFYALLDFYVIVEKTGSSSQFYDKFNARYSISIVLEELYKIPAYRNQLLVQSQKNPDFFVRFIARMLNDLTFLLDEGLTNLTEVRNISKELELRARNAPPTREEDNEELQSKLAAAERQAKSSCSLADKSMTLFNVFTKDIPNAFVTPELVDRLAGMLNYNLVSLVGPKCRELKVKDPSKYQFDPRSLLKTLSEVYINLSGEDEFISAVARDGRSFNKELFDRLVHILGHKTGLATQEQCEKLLEFASKTHQRMLAAEEEDLDMGDVPEEFLDPLMYTIMKDPVILPTSKVTIDRSTIKAHLLSDSTDPFNRTPLKLEDVIPDDSLRLRIEEFKRTKIQNK from the coding sequence ATGGCTAGCACCGTGGCGACGATTATAAAGGATGTATTATGTGTTACAAGTGACCCCACGGATATGTCGGCCCGACCCGGTAAATACACTTTGATTAATCAGGATGAGGTTCAAGGTTCGTCAGAGCTGTCATTGGATTCTGTTGATGCAATAATTGTATCACAATTGACCGAAGACGGAAATTTGAAACTTCAACCTATGGCTTATTTACACGGATCGTTTCAACGTTGCCAGCAGCTGAAACGCATGAACAAGGGCAACACAGATCATACGGTACATCTAGCACTTCAGGAACTTGAGCGGTTAATTCTTGGGTATGCGGttgtttgttttcaaattgaagaGTTTGCGATTGGTGGTGATTTCCTGATTTATGTCAAGGATATTGTTCAAAAGCTAGACCAGTATTCGGACTTTCTCTCTGCGTTGATTCAAAGGGCGATTAGAGAGGACACTATTTTTGAGGTATGCAATAGTTTCTTTGGCTCTTTATTAACGTTTATCAAGGAGATGAATGACTCGAAAACGAATAAATTTGATTTGAACGATACGACGTACAATCAGGTGTTAACATTGTATGAGTTGTTTGTGTCCTTTAAGCCTGTGGCAGCAATCTTTACGCAACTAGATGGCTTTTATGCCCCTTATGATACCAAGCCAAATCAATTAGAACGCATAACTTTGTTGGGGCCTATTCTAACATTGTCGCCAATGAACCCTAATGTTGCAACCAGAAACTATGGGGATAATATGGAACGCACCCAGCAACAAACCAATATGCTTCATGAGTCTTTACAAGCAGAACACAAAGTCGTGCTTGAACGGTTGTTTTTCATCGTGGACAAGATCATCAGAGGATCGTCAGAATCACGTACCGGGTTATTGTCCTATTTCGCCCAAATTGTGAACAAAAATCATTTGCGTAGGGGCGACCACGCTCAACATAATaaattatcttcaaatgCTTTCATGACAAACATTACATTAATATTGGTTAAATTTTCACGTCCGTTCCTCGATAGCACacataaaaaaattgacAAGATAGATGTTAACTATTTCAATAACCTGaatttatttattgattTATCCCAAGAGACTCGTATGAATTCGGACTTCAAAGAGGCAGATGAATTTCATGATAAAAATAGAAAGTCTGAGGACAATAGACCAAATTTTATTAGTGATTGTTTCTTCTTGACGTTGACGTATTTGCATTACGGGCTTGGAGGCACATTGCTATATGATGAAAAGGTTACTCCACaattaaaaagaatgaagCAAGAACTACAAAGAATAAAAGATGCTGCAAACAGCACAGCTGCAACCGATATATTTGCAAGGTTTGCAGCAATGCAATTACCCAGTTTGGAAAAGACGTACATCACATTGCAATCAATAATGGATGCTTTACAGGGATTCTTTTCCAATAAATCCCTACAATCAGAGGTTTTTGAGTTTATCTGCGGTGTCTCAACATTTTTAAACCGTGTCATAGATCCAGCTCATGACTATCCGTTCAAGCAACTCAAGTTGCCCTTGATTCCAGACCAGGTGGGGGTCGAAAATGTTGACAACGCAGAATATTTAAGAGCCCATGCACAAGTACCATTCAAGTATTACCcagaatttgttgttgaaggtgCTATAAACTATTGTCTCTacatttcaaaatatgttAGCAATCCAATGTTTAGACATCCAAGATTGCATTCTTTTGTTGAGTTAGCAACTGTGATCTTGCGTTGCCCAGAGCTAGTTTCCAACCCCCATTTGAAAGGTAAATTGGTGCAAGTGCTTAGTATAGGAGCTACTCCCTTGGGTGATAATTCCCCTGGCTTTATGATGGacatttttgaaaacaatgATTTGGtcaataaaaacatattCTATGCCTTACTAGACTTTTACGTTATTGTGGAAAAGACAGGTTCTTCTTCGCAGTTCTATGATAAATTCAATGCTCGCTATAGTATTTCCATTGTTTTGGAAGAACTGTACAAGATACCTGCATATCGTAATCAATTGTTGGTGCAATCTCAAAAGAATCCAGATTTTTTTGTAAGGTTTATTGCACGTATGTTGAATGATCTAACCTTTTTGCTAGACGAAGGTCTGACGAACTTAACGGAAGTTCGGAATATTTCCAAAGAACTAGAACTTCGCGCACGCAATGCACCACCAACAAGAGAAGAGGACAATGAAGAATTACAGTCAAAActagcagcagcagaaaGGCAGGCTAAATCTTCATGTAGTCTAGCAGACAAGTCTATGACTTTGTTCAATGTTTTCACTAAGGATATTCCTAATGCTTTCGTAACTCCGGAGCTTGTTGACAGACTTGCTGGTATGCTAAACTATAACTTGGTGTCTTTAGTAGGCCCAAAATGCCGCGAATTAAAGGTGAAGGATCCCAGTAAGTACCAATTTGATCCTAGGTCATTATTGAAAACTCTCTCCGAAGTCTACATTAATTTATCAGGAGAAGACGAATTTATTTCTGCTGTAGCAAGGGATGGCAGATCATTTAACAAAGAACTATTTGACCGTCTAGTTCACATTTTAGGCCATAAAACAGGATTAGCAACTCAGGAACAATGCGAAAAATTGCTTGAGTTCGCCAGCAAAACCCACCAACGCATGTTGGCTGCGGAAGAAGAGGATTTGGATATGGGCGACGTACCCGAAGAGTTCCTAGATCCTTTGATGTATACAATTATGAAAGATCCAGTTATACTACCTACTTCTAAGGTAACAATCGACAGGAGTACAATCAAAGCACATTTGTTGAGTGATTCCACAGATCCGTTTAACAGAACGCCGTTGAAATTAGAAGACGTTATCCCAGACGACAGCTTAAGGCTAAGGATCGAAGAGTTTAAGAGGACAAAAATACAGAATAAGTAA
- the RPL35A gene encoding 60S ribosomal protein uL29 (similar to Ashbya gossypii ADR095W 1-intron) gives MAGVKAYELRTKSKEQLEEQLVALKKELAELKVQKLSRPSLPKINTVRKNIARVLTVINQNQRQAVRELYKGKKYQPKDLRAKKTRALRRALTKFEASQITLKQRKKQIAFPQRKYAIKA, from the exons ATG GCCGGTGTTAAAGCTTATGAATTGAGAACCAAGTCCAAGGAGCAGTTGGAGGAGCAGTTGGTCGCCTTGAAGAAGGAGTTGGCTGAGTTGAAGGTCCAGAAGTTGAGCAGACCATCTTTGCCAAAGATCAACACTGTCAGAAAGAACATTGCTCGTGTTCTAACCGTCATTaaccaaaaccaaagacAAGCTGTCAGAGAATTGTACAAGGGTAAGAAGTACCAGCCAAAGGATTTGAGGGCTAAGAAGACCAGAGCTTTGAGAAGGGCTTTGACCAAGTTCGAAGCTTCCCAGATTACCTTGaagcaaagaaagaagcaAATTGCTTTCCCACAAAGAAAGTACGCTATCAAGGCTTAA